The genomic region AGCACGACGTACGCCTTCGGGACGGAGAGCCGCACCGGGTCGGGGGCGGGGACGACCGCCACCTCGGCGACCGCCTGGTGCTCCAGCAGGGCGCTCTCCAGCTCGAAGGGCGAAATCTTGTAGTCGCTGGACTTGAAGACGTCATCACTCCTGCCCACGTAGGTGATGTAGCCGTCCTCGTCCCGCGCGCCGATGTCACCCGTGCGGTAGTAACCGCCGGCCATGGCCTCGGCCGTGCGCTCCGGGTCCCCGTGGTAGCCCGTCATCAGGCCGACCGGGGCGGCGGACAGGTCGAGGGAGATCTCGCCCTCCGCCACGCCCGGTGCACCGGTGACCGGGTCCAGCAGTTCGACCTTGAATCCGGGACTGGGCCGTCCCATGGAGCCGGTCTTGAGCCGCTGTCCCGGGGTGTTGGCCACCTGCACCGCGGTCTCCGTCTGCCCGAACCCGTCGCGGATGGTGACGCCCCAGGCGCGCCTGACGCTCTCGATGACCTCGGGATTGAGCGGCTCGCCGGCGGCGACGACCTCCCGCGGCGGTGTCCTGAGCTGGGCGAGGTCGGCCTGGATGAGCATCCGCCAGACCGTCGGCGGGGCGCAGAAGCTGGTGACGGCCGAGCGGTCCATCTCCGCCATCAGCCGGGCGGCGTCGAACCGGGTGTAGTTGAAGATGAAGACGGTCGCCTCGGCGCTCCACGGCGCGAAGAGGTTCGACCAGGCGTGCTTCGCCCAGCCGGGTGAGGAGATGTTCAGATGGACGTCGCCGGGCTTGAGCCCGATCCAGTACATCGTCGACAAGTGTCCTACGGGGTAGGAGACATGGGTGTGCTCCACGAGCTTGGGACTGGCCGTGGTG from Streptomyces sp. QL37 harbors:
- a CDS encoding AMP-binding protein — translated: MPATNATETFRAARDFLIEHREDYTTAYEGFRWPRPDHFNWALDWFDVIAENNDRTALHIVEEDGGRTEVSFARMAARSNRAANWLRDQGVAEGDRILVMLGNQTELWETALAAMKLRAVVIPATPLLGPADLRDRVGRGRVRHVLVGSTDTAKFEEVPGDYTRISVGADVEGWISYGGADEAPETFTADRRTDADEPLMLYFTSGTTASPKLVEHTHVSYPVGHLSTMYWIGLKPGDVHLNISSPGWAKHAWSNLFAPWSAEATVFIFNYTRFDAARLMAEMDRSAVTSFCAPPTVWRMLIQADLAQLRTPPREVVAAGEPLNPEVIESVRRAWGVTIRDGFGQTETAVQVANTPGQRLKTGSMGRPSPGFKVELLDPVTGAPGVAEGEISLDLSAAPVGLMTGYHGDPERTAEAMAGGYYRTGDIGARDEDGYITYVGRSDDVFKSSDYKISPFELESALLEHQAVAEVAVVPAPDPVRLSVPKAYVVLAAGWEPGPTTAEVLFEHSRAVLAPYKRVRRLEFAELPKTVSGKIRRIELRERTAQGTGTEFHEGDLR